Proteins co-encoded in one Flavobacterium sp. M31R6 genomic window:
- a CDS encoding dienelactone hydrolase family protein, with translation MKNLKFIILGMVLFGGQSFAQLKPVQYKDGSQILNGFKIAPIKSSTQKPGILILPAWKGIDKLSKDTADKLSKMGYYAFIADIYGEGNYPKDNNEAGNNAGFYKKNFEAYQKRISLALQQLIAAGANPENIVVIGYCFGGTGALEAARGHLNVKGVVSFHGGLGKDDLRSTEPITAKVLVCHGADDPYESTEEILAFQKEMKDSKADWQMIYYANAVHSFTNPESGNDNSKGAAYNEKAAKRSFEHFKLFINEVLKK, from the coding sequence ATGAAAAATTTAAAATTTATAATTTTAGGAATGGTATTGTTTGGTGGTCAATCTTTTGCACAATTAAAACCAGTACAATACAAAGATGGTAGCCAAATTCTGAATGGTTTTAAGATTGCACCTATAAAGAGCAGTACCCAAAAACCGGGTATCTTAATCTTGCCGGCATGGAAGGGAATTGACAAACTCTCCAAAGACACCGCCGACAAACTTTCGAAAATGGGGTATTATGCCTTTATAGCCGATATTTACGGCGAAGGGAATTACCCAAAAGACAATAATGAAGCCGGAAATAATGCAGGTTTCTACAAAAAAAACTTTGAAGCTTATCAAAAACGCATTTCTTTAGCTTTACAACAATTAATTGCAGCTGGAGCAAATCCAGAAAACATTGTCGTTATTGGATATTGTTTTGGAGGAACTGGAGCACTTGAAGCAGCCCGTGGTCATCTGAATGTAAAAGGAGTCGTCTCTTTTCATGGAGGTTTAGGCAAGGATGATTTAAGATCCACAGAGCCTATTACCGCAAAAGTTTTGGTATGTCATGGAGCCGACGACCCTTATGAATCAACCGAAGAAATCTTAGCTTTCCAAAAAGAAATGAAAGATTCAAAAGCCGATTGGCAAATGATTTATTATGCCAATGCTGTCCATTCCTTTACCAATCCAGAATCTGGAAATGACAATTCAAAAGGTGCTGCCTATAATGAAAAAGCAGCTAAACGTTCTTTCGAGCATTTCAAACTATTCATAAACGAAGTATTAAAAAAATAA
- a CDS encoding penicillin acylase family protein yields MLNYKNIVRAGMLFFCFSLIGYAQKLDSKEINRLNKIAQQVTIIRDNWGIAHIYGKTDADAVFGMLYAQCEDDFKRVEMNYIDKLGRLAEVKGHSVLYNDLETRLLIDVDEAKTDYKNAAPWLKKILNSYADGINYYLHKHPEVKPLMLNHFEPWYPLLWTDGSIGAISTADLSNAELKSFYGGADKLTYVEKVKDMQTGSNGFAIAPSKTASGNAILYINPHTTFYFRPEIQINSEEGLNAYGAVTWGQFFIYQGFNENCGWMHTSSNVDVADMYAEKIVTKNNKLFYEYDSKLYPVIEKKITISYLEKGKLVPKTFTTYFTNNGPIMAKRDGKWISLKSNNRSMKSLEQSWLRTKSKNFDDYKKAMELKANTSNNTVYADNKGNIAYWHGNFIPIRNKDLDWGKVVDGSTSATQWKGLHDPSETVHLFNPNNGWLQNCNSTPYSVAGINSPKEADYLPYMAPDGENFRAINAVRLLSKGNSYTLDKVIADGYDTKLSIFEVLIPALVSSFEKNIQPENPMYKELIEPITLLKKWDYYANESSVATTLANEWGYKLNPIIQKVYIDEGEMDQVENTIEFAKTATADQLIPQLQTVVSELKTKFGTWQIPWGDLNRFQRSSGDIDLAFNDTLESLPIGNGPALWGSLPAYKSSYQNGTKKRYGYNGNSFVCAVEFGPKIKAKSLLAGGNSGDLKSKHFMDQAVMYQKGLFKDVLFYREDIEKNAERTYHPGE; encoded by the coding sequence ATGCTTAATTACAAAAATATTGTCAGAGCCGGAATGCTGTTTTTTTGCTTTTCTTTAATTGGTTATGCCCAAAAATTGGACTCCAAAGAAATAAACAGATTGAACAAAATTGCCCAACAGGTTACTATCATTCGAGACAATTGGGGGATTGCACACATCTACGGAAAAACTGATGCTGATGCTGTTTTTGGCATGCTTTATGCACAATGTGAAGATGATTTCAAGAGAGTAGAAATGAATTACATAGACAAACTTGGCCGCCTTGCGGAAGTAAAAGGCCATTCCGTTTTATATAATGACTTAGAAACTAGATTATTAATTGATGTCGATGAAGCTAAAACCGACTACAAGAATGCAGCTCCTTGGCTAAAAAAAATATTGAATAGTTACGCTGATGGTATAAACTACTATTTGCACAAACATCCTGAAGTAAAACCTTTGATGCTCAATCATTTCGAACCTTGGTATCCTTTACTTTGGACGGACGGAAGCATTGGAGCAATTAGTACAGCCGACTTATCCAATGCTGAACTAAAATCTTTTTATGGAGGTGCTGATAAATTGACTTATGTCGAAAAAGTAAAGGATATGCAAACGGGTTCGAATGGTTTTGCAATCGCTCCCTCAAAAACAGCAAGTGGAAATGCTATTTTATACATCAATCCGCACACAACCTTTTACTTTAGACCCGAAATACAAATTAACAGTGAAGAAGGGTTGAATGCCTATGGAGCGGTAACTTGGGGGCAATTTTTTATCTACCAAGGTTTTAATGAAAATTGCGGCTGGATGCACACCTCTTCGAATGTCGATGTTGCCGATATGTACGCTGAAAAAATCGTAACCAAAAACAATAAACTGTTTTACGAATATGATTCAAAATTATATCCGGTTATAGAAAAGAAAATTACCATCAGTTATTTAGAAAAAGGCAAATTAGTTCCTAAAACTTTTACCACTTATTTTACCAATAACGGCCCAATAATGGCAAAAAGAGACGGAAAATGGATTAGTCTAAAATCCAACAACCGTTCGATGAAAAGTTTGGAGCAAAGTTGGTTGCGAACAAAATCCAAAAACTTTGATGACTATAAAAAAGCAATGGAATTGAAAGCCAACACTTCAAATAATACCGTATATGCAGACAATAAAGGAAATATTGCCTACTGGCACGGTAATTTTATTCCTATTCGAAATAAAGACCTAGACTGGGGTAAAGTTGTTGACGGATCTACTTCGGCAACACAATGGAAAGGTTTGCACGATCCTTCCGAAACCGTACATCTTTTCAATCCTAATAACGGATGGTTACAAAACTGCAATTCAACTCCCTACAGTGTTGCCGGAATCAACAGTCCAAAAGAAGCCGATTATTTGCCATACATGGCTCCCGACGGAGAGAATTTTAGAGCAATAAATGCTGTTCGTCTTTTAAGTAAAGGAAACAGTTATACATTAGACAAAGTAATTGCCGATGGCTACGATACAAAACTTTCTATTTTTGAAGTATTAATTCCGGCCTTGGTTTCTAGTTTTGAAAAAAACATACAACCCGAAAATCCAATGTACAAAGAGTTAATAGAACCAATTACGCTATTAAAAAAATGGGACTATTATGCCAACGAAAGTTCTGTAGCCACAACATTGGCCAATGAATGGGGATACAAACTAAACCCAATTATACAAAAAGTGTATATAGACGAAGGCGAAATGGATCAAGTAGAAAACACTATTGAATTTGCAAAAACCGCAACCGCCGATCAACTTATTCCGCAGTTACAAACTGTGGTAAGTGAATTAAAAACAAAATTTGGAACTTGGCAAATCCCTTGGGGAGACCTTAACAGATTTCAGCGTTCTTCCGGAGACATTGATTTAGCTTTTAATGACACGCTCGAAAGTTTACCAATAGGAAATGGACCAGCACTTTGGGGAAGTTTACCAGCATATAAAAGTAGCTATCAAAACGGAACCAAAAAGCGATACGGTTATAATGGAAATAGTTTTGTTTGCGCCGTTGAATTTGGCCCAAAAATAAAAGCCAAATCACTTTTGGCAGGAGGAAATAGCGGTGATCTAAAATCAAAACACTTTATGGATCAAGCCGTAATGTATCAAAAAGGCCTGTTCAAGGATGTTTTATTTTACAGGGAAGACATTGAAAAAAATGCCGAACGCACCTACCATCCTGGAGAATAA
- a CDS encoding cyanophycinase, whose amino-acid sequence MNTNQITSRTILKLFPLFLIFLLCNFNQAQTPKGKLFIIGGGNRSDKLMTQLLSISGLQKKDYIVVLPMSSEEPDSAYIYFKEQVQKLTPNRIVMLNFNKQTATNPVLVDSLQKAKLIFISGGDQTRFMGIVSKTPVFNAIHKAYQNGSTIAGTSAGAAVMCEHMITGNQKLETKYTETFNNIRYDNLETAEGLGLIKNVIIDQHFLKRSRYNRLLSGLVEFPTHIGIGIDESTAIIVRNKEIEIAGESEVIVVQNPNEITKAPRNNAIGIKKLEMGIYYEGQKFKIK is encoded by the coding sequence ATGAACACCAATCAAATAACCAGCAGAACTATTTTAAAATTATTCCCATTATTCCTAATATTTTTGCTTTGCAACTTCAATCAAGCACAAACTCCAAAAGGAAAACTTTTTATTATTGGTGGAGGAAACCGCTCAGACAAACTAATGACTCAGCTTTTATCAATTTCCGGTTTACAGAAAAAAGATTATATTGTTGTCTTACCGATGTCAAGTGAAGAGCCTGATAGTGCTTATATTTATTTCAAAGAACAAGTTCAGAAATTAACACCTAATCGTATTGTAATGTTAAATTTCAACAAACAGACGGCAACAAATCCTGTTTTAGTTGATTCATTACAAAAAGCTAAACTTATTTTTATAAGTGGTGGCGATCAAACCCGATTTATGGGAATAGTAAGCAAAACTCCTGTTTTCAATGCCATACATAAAGCTTATCAAAACGGAAGCACCATTGCAGGAACGAGTGCAGGAGCAGCGGTCATGTGTGAACATATGATTACCGGAAACCAAAAACTGGAAACAAAATACACAGAAACCTTTAATAATATACGATATGACAATCTAGAAACTGCCGAAGGTTTAGGCTTGATCAAAAATGTAATTATAGATCAGCATTTTCTCAAAAGAAGTCGTTACAACCGACTCCTTTCCGGATTGGTTGAATTCCCTACTCACATCGGCATAGGTATAGACGAAAGTACCGCAATAATTGTACGCAATAAAGAAATTGAAATTGCTGGAGAAAGCGAAGTCATTGTCGTTCAAAATCCAAACGAAATCACAAAGGCGCCTAGAAACAATGCCATAGGAATCAAAAAATTAGAAATGGGTATTTACTACGAAGGTCAAAAATTCAAAATCAAATAA